The Candidatus Nitrosocosmicus arcticus genome includes a region encoding these proteins:
- a CDS encoding beta-CASP ribonuclease aCPSF1, producing MTHEKTDKITLRERAIPLKESNSVTKGDKSSLLSANLNFEERLDSQVMQSIPKEAQITMVRCEAANIALYTKDPLFALTELTLHLSALSKSMKKRFIIRTDPSIRLSEDDARNAINKILPKEIVITVIFCDEATGEVILEVNHPEGITPEIFLQIAKETGWIAHTRRSPHIPSNSIKNIHSILKNSSKERIAFYQSLGKRIFRPPLLSTSLLYDGDSNDERGLTDKNQAKNDRYLSKKTVDDGAVYHYSNLKEVAIYCLGGVKQVGRSCFIVVTPESKIMLDCGINPGENINYNAYPRLDWFNFNLDELDAVVISHAHIDHQGFLPAIFKYGYQGPIYCTEPTLPLMTLLQMDSVKIAQSNGSYLPYEIRDINEVIKHCIPLPYGKPTDISPDITITLNNAGHIMGSATIHINISGAHNILYTGDYKYAKTQLLDGALANYPRVETIITESTYGASSDIMPDQYVVYNTFTESINHTLKHGGKVLIPVPAVGRAQEIMLVLDKEMREGRLVESPIFIEGMISEASAIHMSYAHYLGYEVRKSVSEGTNPFLSSYFTVINGIGKREEVFNDDSPSIIMATSGMLEGGPSVEYFKQISPNPQNKIIFVSYQINGTLGRRVLDGTISEASMIDKNGKVKVIPVRCSKQKIDGFSGHSDFNQILNFVSKVRPKRVLVNHGEKSKSENIASVIYSRMKIRSSVPDNREIIKLR from the coding sequence TTGACCCATGAGAAAACTGACAAAATCACTTTACGTGAAAGAGCCATACCGTTAAAGGAATCAAATAGTGTAACAAAAGGCGATAAAAGTTCACTATTATCAGCTAACTTGAATTTTGAAGAAAGGTTGGATTCTCAGGTCATGCAATCCATCCCAAAAGAAGCTCAAATAACGATGGTCCGATGTGAAGCAGCCAATATTGCACTATATACCAAGGATCCTTTATTCGCTTTGACAGAACTAACCCTTCATCTGTCAGCCCTCTCAAAATCGATGAAGAAAAGATTCATAATTAGAACTGATCCATCTATAAGGCTTTCAGAGGATGATGCTCGTAATGCCATTAATAAAATATTGCCAAAGGAAATCGTGATAACTGTAATATTTTGTGATGAAGCTACAGGCGAGGTCATTCTAGAAGTAAACCATCCCGAGGGGATAACTCCCGAAATATTTTTACAAATTGCAAAAGAAACAGGGTGGATTGCACATACAAGACGATCGCCTCATATCCCTTCTAATAGCATAAAAAATATACATTCAATACTAAAAAACTCATCCAAAGAACGCATTGCGTTTTATCAAAGTTTAGGAAAAAGAATTTTTAGACCCCCTTTGTTATCGACTTCATTACTATATGATGGTGATTCAAATGATGAAAGGGGATTAACGGATAAGAATCAAGCCAAAAATGACAGATATTTATCAAAAAAAACTGTTGATGATGGAGCAGTATATCATTACAGTAATCTCAAAGAGGTAGCGATTTACTGTTTAGGAGGAGTCAAGCAAGTAGGACGGTCGTGTTTTATCGTCGTGACCCCAGAGAGTAAAATAATGCTTGATTGCGGCATTAATCCTGGAGAGAATATAAACTATAATGCTTATCCTAGACTCGATTGGTTTAATTTTAACTTAGATGAACTAGATGCAGTAGTAATAAGTCATGCCCACATAGATCATCAAGGGTTCTTGCCTGCAATATTCAAGTACGGATACCAAGGTCCGATTTACTGTACAGAACCCACTTTACCTTTGATGACTCTATTGCAAATGGATTCGGTAAAGATTGCACAGAGCAATGGGTCATACCTGCCTTATGAGATCAGGGATATCAACGAGGTGATCAAACATTGTATTCCCCTTCCTTATGGTAAACCAACTGATATATCGCCTGATATTACAATAACCCTAAATAACGCTGGGCACATTATGGGTAGTGCTACTATTCACATTAATATTTCTGGGGCTCATAACATCCTTTATACGGGAGATTACAAATACGCTAAAACACAGTTACTAGATGGAGCTTTGGCTAATTATCCACGTGTTGAGACTATTATAACTGAAAGCACGTATGGTGCAAGCTCAGACATAATGCCCGATCAATATGTTGTTTATAATACATTTACGGAGAGTATCAATCACACTTTAAAACATGGTGGAAAGGTGCTAATACCTGTTCCTGCTGTAGGTAGAGCCCAGGAAATAATGTTGGTCTTGGATAAAGAGATGCGGGAAGGTCGATTGGTGGAATCTCCGATATTTATTGAAGGAATGATATCAGAGGCAAGTGCCATCCATATGTCTTATGCACATTATCTAGGGTATGAAGTGAGAAAATCTGTATCCGAAGGTACTAATCCGTTTTTATCTTCTTATTTTACGGTCATAAACGGAATTGGTAAAAGGGAAGAAGTCTTTAACGATGATTCTCCTTCCATTATCATGGCAACCTCGGGAATGTTAGAAGGAGGTCCATCGGTTGAATATTTCAAGCAAATTTCTCCTAACCCTCAAAACAAAATTATATTCGTATCTTATCAAATTAACGGCACGCTGGGTCGTAGGGTTTTGGACGGGACCATATCTGAAGCTAGCATGATAGATAAGAATGGGAAGGTTAAGGTAATCCCAGTCAGATGCTCAAAACAAAAGATTGACGGTTTTAGTGGTCACAGTGATTTTAATCAAATTTTAAACTTTGTTTCAAAAGTGAGACCCAAAAGGGTACTGGTTAATCATGGGGAAAAATCTAAATCAGAGAATATTGCGAGTGTAATTTACTCTCGGATGAAAATAAGGTCGAGCGTCCCTGATAATAGAGAAATCATAAAATTAAGGTAA
- a CDS encoding signal recognition particle subunit SRP19/SEC65 family protein, translated as MKDYENVIIWVDYYNKNFSRGKGRKLSKSLAVYDPMISELVVAVESLGYHVEKDQINDGARFPKRPHIKSGYIMIAKNESLKSKILKDIAEKMILNRTKLKGR; from the coding sequence TTGAAGGACTATGAAAATGTTATCATCTGGGTGGACTACTATAATAAGAATTTTTCAAGAGGGAAAGGTAGAAAGTTATCAAAATCGTTGGCAGTCTATGATCCCATGATATCGGAGTTGGTTGTCGCTGTCGAATCTTTGGGATATCATGTCGAAAAAGATCAGATTAATGATGGTGCAAGGTTTCCTAAAAGGCCACACATAAAATCAGGGTATATAATGATAGCGAAGAATGAATCACTAAAAAGTAAAATATTAAAGGATATTGCTGAGAAAATGATACTTAATAGGACAAAACTAAAAGGCAGGTAA